Proteins encoded in a region of the Oncorhynchus keta strain PuntledgeMale-10-30-2019 chromosome 3, Oket_V2, whole genome shotgun sequence genome:
- the LOC118363608 gene encoding probable E3 ubiquitin-protein ligase TRIML1 isoform X2, whose amino-acid sequence MKESIKKKYEDIQRVLNEDLRITLTQLEMEERAAVTALEDLMENNCIIIQEIEQDLAKLTTELAQKDIILPDTMDTEIEGRVMDLLSRTDPSKVNLDEPKADQILTLTNNMLLLIHSQTPITKRLIKSYSTEVSLDPETAHPKLVISLHGDSVTYTDTWQELPELPGRFDTTLNVISLQGFSSGRHYWEIDVAGKTYWELGLTYPTISRKGRAEDCWLGRGSDSWAMEFFDGEYTAWHGGVPHQLPVTKHLSRIGVLCSFPAGLVSFLGADSMTPLFSFCVGAFKDCLHLALCPGHDHNGSDTATNKFQTQPLQQRTGRRGGRRKNWFWG is encoded by the exons ATGAAGGAGAGTATAAAGAAGAAGTATGAGGACATCCAGAGGGTTCTGAATGAGGACCTCAGGATAACTCTGACCCagctggagatggaggagagagctgCAGTCACAGCCCTGGAGGACCTGATGGAAAATAATTGTATCATCATCCAGGAGATAGAGCAGGATCTGGCCAAGCTCACCACTGAGCTAGCCCAGAAGGACATTATTCTGCCTGATACAATG GACACAGAGATAGAAGGCAG agtGATGGATCTGCTGAGCAGGACAGACCCAAGCAAAGTGAACCTGGATGAGCCTAAAGCTGACCAAATTCTCACCCTCACCAACAATATGCTGCTACTCATCCACTCCCAGACCCCCATTACCAAGAGACTCATCAAGAGCT ATTCTACAGAGGTGTCCCTGGACCCAGAGACAGCGCACCCCAAGCTGGTCATCTCCCTGCACGGTGACAGTGTCACCTACACAGACACCTGGCAGGAACTACCAGAGCTCCCAGGACGCTTTGACACCACCCTCAATGTGATCAGCCTGCAGGGTTTCAGCTCCGGGCGTCACTACTGGGAGATAGATGTGGCTGGGAAGACTTACTGGGAGCTGGGCCTCACCTACCCCACCATCTCCCGCAAGGGCCGGGCCGAGGACTGCTGGCTGGGTCGCGGCTCTGACTCCTGGGCCATGGAATTCTTTGACGGGGAGTACACAGCCTGGCACGGTGGGGTGCCCCACCAGCTGCCTGTCACGAAACACTTAAGCCGTATTGGGGTCCTGTGTAGTTTCCCAGCGGGCCTAGTGTCTTTCCTGGGGGCGGACAGCATGACCCCTCTGTTCTCGTTTTGTGTGGGGGCGTTCAAGGACTGTCTCCACCTGGCATTGTGCCCAGGTCACGACCACAACG GAAGTGATACTGCTACAAACAAGTTCCAAACACAACCACTA cagcagagaactggaaggagaggcggtcgaagaaagaattggttttgggggtga
- the LOC118363608 gene encoding zinc-binding protein A33-like isoform X1: MIHSAIISYSKNTVSIIICRNKVLLKKNPPLLNRYKCYQSLEHLSYICRFHYTCLFGSMETCLLFIVMDLLSRTDPSKVNLDEPKADQILTLTNNMLLLIHSQTPITKRLIKSYSTEVSLDPETAHPKLVISLHGDSVTYTDTWQELPELPGRFDTTLNVISLQGFSSGRHYWEIDVAGKTYWELGLTYPTISRKGRAEDCWLGRGSDSWAMEFFDGEYTAWHGGVPHQLPVTKHLSRIGVLCSFPAGLVSFLGADSMTPLFSFCVGAFKDCLHLALCPGHDHNGSDTATNKFQTQPLLLPRSTSLDYRTTGPERRSATRTSPGYSCGGLQLSEILPG; the protein is encoded by the exons ATGATTCATTCGGCAATCATCAGTTATTCAAAAAACACTGTTTCCATCATCATTTGTCGCAATAAAGTTCTACTAAAGAAAAATCCACCCCTGTTGAACAGATACAAATGTTATCAATCTTTAGAACATTTATCCtatatctgccgtttccattacacatgtCTTTTTgggtcaatggaaacctgcctaCTGTTCAT agtGATGGATCTGCTGAGCAGGACAGACCCAAGCAAAGTGAACCTGGATGAGCCTAAAGCTGACCAAATTCTCACCCTCACCAACAATATGCTGCTACTCATCCACTCCCAGACCCCCATTACCAAGAGACTCATCAAGAGCT ATTCTACAGAGGTGTCCCTGGACCCAGAGACAGCGCACCCCAAGCTGGTCATCTCCCTGCACGGTGACAGTGTCACCTACACAGACACCTGGCAGGAACTACCAGAGCTCCCAGGACGCTTTGACACCACCCTCAATGTGATCAGCCTGCAGGGTTTCAGCTCCGGGCGTCACTACTGGGAGATAGATGTGGCTGGGAAGACTTACTGGGAGCTGGGCCTCACCTACCCCACCATCTCCCGCAAGGGCCGGGCCGAGGACTGCTGGCTGGGTCGCGGCTCTGACTCCTGGGCCATGGAATTCTTTGACGGGGAGTACACAGCCTGGCACGGTGGGGTGCCCCACCAGCTGCCTGTCACGAAACACTTAAGCCGTATTGGGGTCCTGTGTAGTTTCCCAGCGGGCCTAGTGTCTTTCCTGGGGGCGGACAGCATGACCCCTCTGTTCTCGTTTTGTGTGGGGGCGTTCAAGGACTGTCTCCACCTGGCATTGTGCCCAGGTCACGACCACAACG GAAGTGATACTGCTACAAACAAGTTCCAAACACAACCACTA TTACTGCCTAGATCCACCAGCCTGGACTACCGGACGACGGGTCCAGAACGACGATCCGCAACCAGGACATCCCCTGGCTATTCTTGTGGTGGTCTGCAACTTTCAGAAATCCTACCAGGGTAA